The following proteins are co-located in the Eublepharis macularius isolate TG4126 chromosome 5, MPM_Emac_v1.0, whole genome shotgun sequence genome:
- the POLR2E gene encoding DNA-directed RNA polymerases I, II, and III subunit RPABC1 has translation MDDEEETYRLWKIRKTIMQLCHDRGYLVTQDELDQTLDEFKAQFGDKPSEGRPRRTDLTVLVAHNDDPTDQMFVFFPEEPKVGIKTIKMYCQRMQEENITRALIVVQQGMTPSAKQSLVDMAPKYILEQFLQQELLINITEHELVPEHVVMTKEEVTELLARYKLRENQLPRIQAGDPVARYFGIKRGQVVKIIRPSETAGRYITYRLVQ, from the exons ATGGACGACGAGGAGGAGACCTACCGGCTGTGGAAGATCCGGAAAACGATAATGCAG CTTTGCCATGATCGAGGCTACCTGGTGACGCAGGATGAGTTGGACCAGACCCTGGATGAGTTCAAAGCTCAGTTTGGGGATAAGCCCAGTGAGGGGAGGCCACGGCGGACAGACCTCACCGTGCTGGTGGCCCACAACGATGACCCCACGGATCAGATGTTTGTGTTCTTCCCAG AGGAACCCAAAGTTGGGATTAAGACTATCAAGATGTACTGCCAGCGAATGCAGGAGGAAAACATCACCCGGGCCCTCATTGTTGTACAGCAAGGCATGACTCCATCAGCAAAACAG TCTCTTGTGGACATGGCTCCCAAGTACATCCTTGAACAGTTTCTTCAGCAGGAGCTGCTGATCAACATCACCGAACACGAG TTGGTTCCTGAACACGTGGTCATGACCAAGGAAGAAGTGACAGAGTTACTTGCCAGATA TAAGCTAAGGGAGAACCAGCTTCCCCGGATCCAGGCCGGCGACCCAGTGGCCAGGTACTTTGGAATCAAGCGCGGACAG GTGGTCAAGATCATCCGTCCCAGTGAAACTGCTGGCCGATACATTACCTACCGGCTGGTGCAGTAA